Proteins encoded together in one Nostoc sp. PCC 7524 window:
- a CDS encoding universal stress protein, with protein MIEKILLAVSGLGHAEEMLKTLKEVPSIQSAKVTVLHVVSPQTTATAMTDKWEEGGKILANAIQSLNLDPSQVSSILRQGDPKDVVCQVADEIDADLIIMGSRGLKRLQSILSNSVSQYVFQLSSRPMLLVKDDIYVKRIKRVMVAMDNSDAAKHCLDLALFLLRGIQGSQLILANITTDLRGKNSEAAEISPDKNPVLAAAVAEAQKYGVPARCYTSVGKPGEEICRLTEELNVDLLLLGSPDRRPSVAKNFVDIDRLIGASLSDYVRVNASCPVLLARTSG; from the coding sequence ATGATAGAGAAAATTTTACTAGCTGTTTCTGGATTGGGTCACGCCGAGGAAATGCTCAAAACCTTGAAAGAAGTGCCATCAATCCAATCTGCAAAAGTTACAGTTCTGCACGTTGTTTCTCCCCAAACTACTGCTACGGCAATGACAGATAAATGGGAAGAAGGCGGCAAAATTCTGGCGAATGCCATTCAATCTTTGAATTTAGATCCCTCTCAGGTATCTTCAATTTTACGCCAAGGTGATCCTAAAGATGTTGTCTGTCAGGTAGCAGATGAAATCGATGCTGACTTAATTATTATGGGTTCACGCGGGCTGAAGCGTCTGCAATCAATTTTATCGAACTCAGTGAGTCAGTACGTTTTTCAATTGTCTTCTCGCCCAATGTTGCTGGTTAAAGATGACATTTATGTCAAAAGAATTAAACGCGTCATGGTGGCGATGGATAACTCTGATGCAGCTAAACATTGTCTAGATTTGGCTTTGTTTTTACTGCGGGGTATTCAGGGTAGTCAATTAATTTTGGCTAACATTACTACAGATTTACGTGGTAAAAATTCTGAAGCGGCTGAAATTAGCCCAGACAAAAACCCTGTGTTAGCAGCAGCTGTTGCAGAAGCACAAAAATACGGTGTGCCGGCTCGCTGCTATACCAGTGTCGGTAAACCAGGGGAAGAAATTTGTCGCTTGACGGAAGAGTTGAACGTAGACTTATTATTGCTTGGTTCTCCCGATCGCCGGCCATCTGTGGCTAAGAATTTTGTTGATATCGATAGACTCATTGGTGCTTCTTTATCAGACTATGTACGAGTTAATGCTAGTTGTCCAGTATTGTTAGCACGGACAAGTGGTTAA
- the psbM gene encoding photosystem II reaction center protein PsbM: MQVNDLGFVASILFVLVPAVFLIILYIQTASREGKKDT, from the coding sequence ATGCAAGTTAATGACCTAGGGTTCGTTGCGAGCATTCTGTTCGTACTTGTACCCGCCGTATTTTTAATAATTCTTTACATCCAAACTGCCAGCCGCGAAGGTAAAAAAGATACTTGA
- a CDS encoding 2Fe-2S iron-sulfur cluster-binding protein: MGNIKFVKENKEVIAADGANLRLKAMENGIDIYKFFGKLTNCGGYGQCGTCVVEIVEGVENLSTPTDVENRMLKKKPANYRLACQTLVNGPVSVVTKP; the protein is encoded by the coding sequence ATGGGTAATATCAAATTTGTCAAAGAAAATAAAGAAGTAATAGCGGCAGATGGTGCTAATCTGCGGCTAAAAGCAATGGAAAATGGCATTGACATCTATAAATTTTTTGGCAAACTCACCAATTGCGGCGGCTACGGTCAGTGTGGTACTTGTGTAGTTGAGATAGTAGAAGGAGTCGAAAATCTTTCTACTCCTACAGATGTTGAAAATCGGATGTTAAAGAAAAAACCCGCTAACTATCGCCTAGCCTGCCAAACCTTAGTAAATGGCCCAGTCAGCGTAGTCACGAAACCTTAA
- a CDS encoding photosystem II reaction center protein K → MEAALLLAKLPEAYQIFDPLVDVLPVIPVFFLLLAFVWQAAVGFR, encoded by the coding sequence ATGGAAGCAGCACTATTATTAGCAAAATTGCCTGAAGCTTATCAAATCTTCGACCCTCTGGTTGATGTTCTCCCAGTAATTCCCGTTTTCTTTTTATTGCTTGCTTTCGTATGGCAAGCAGCTGTTGGCTTTAGGTAA
- the tgt gene encoding tRNA guanosine(34) transglycosylase Tgt codes for MSATFSFQSLARCSQTKARAGVFFTPHGPVETPRFMPVGTLANVKTVTPAQLKETGAQMVLSNTYHLHLQPGEAIVAGGGGLHKFMGWNGPILTDSGGFQVFSLSEMRKITEEGVTFRSPHDGQIIKLTPERSIEIQNILGADVIMAFDECPPYPATRQEVEAATERTYRWLERCTVAHQRSDQALFGIVQGGVYLDLRAKAANSLTEFDLPGYAIGGVSVGEPPELMAQIVQATAPLLPPHKPRYLMGVGTYREMVIAIASGIDLFDCVIPTRWARHGTAIVNGERWNLKNAKFREDFAPLDENCPCYACQNFSRAYISHLVRSQEILAYTLLSIHNITELIRFTQKIRQAILSDRFMAEFGHWLNSPENGE; via the coding sequence TTGAGTGCCACATTTTCTTTTCAATCCTTAGCTCGTTGTAGCCAAACAAAAGCTAGAGCCGGTGTATTTTTCACGCCGCACGGCCCTGTAGAAACTCCCCGGTTTATGCCTGTGGGGACGCTAGCGAATGTCAAAACTGTCACCCCAGCCCAATTAAAAGAAACTGGGGCGCAGATGGTTTTATCAAATACCTATCATCTCCACTTACAACCAGGGGAAGCGATTGTAGCTGGTGGGGGTGGGTTACATAAATTTATGGGCTGGAATGGGCCGATACTCACTGATTCCGGTGGGTTCCAGGTGTTCAGCCTCAGTGAAATGCGAAAGATTACAGAAGAAGGTGTAACTTTTCGTTCACCCCACGATGGACAAATCATTAAGTTAACGCCAGAACGCTCCATAGAGATTCAGAATATCCTAGGGGCAGATGTGATCATGGCCTTTGATGAATGTCCACCATACCCAGCGACGCGCCAAGAGGTGGAAGCTGCCACTGAGCGGACTTACCGTTGGCTAGAACGTTGCACTGTAGCCCATCAACGTAGTGATCAAGCCTTATTTGGGATTGTGCAAGGTGGGGTATATCTGGATTTACGCGCCAAAGCTGCCAATAGTTTAACTGAATTTGATTTACCTGGTTATGCCATTGGGGGTGTGAGTGTCGGAGAACCACCAGAACTGATGGCGCAAATTGTCCAAGCCACCGCGCCATTGTTACCACCCCACAAACCTCGTTATTTGATGGGCGTGGGGACATATCGAGAAATGGTAATTGCGATCGCTTCCGGAATAGACTTATTTGATTGTGTGATTCCTACCCGTTGGGCAAGACACGGCACAGCTATCGTCAACGGCGAACGTTGGAATTTAAAAAATGCTAAATTTCGTGAAGATTTTGCACCATTAGATGAGAATTGTCCTTGTTATGCTTGTCAAAATTTCAGTCGTGCCTACATTTCCCATTTAGTGCGATCGCAAGAAATTTTAGCTTATACCTTATTGAGCATTCATAACATTACCGAACTCATCCGTTTTACCCAAAAAATTCGCCAAGCAATATTAAGCGATCGCTTCATGGCAGAATTTGGTCATTGGCTCAATTCGCCAGAAAATGGAGAATAG
- the cobS gene encoding adenosylcobinamide-GDP ribazoletransferase — MLKQLQWWQNLGLKLLAGIVFYTTIPLPYINGLDFRQVARLAPVVGLMIGGILGLFDTVLNYLGMPVLTRSALIVGIWIAITGGLHLDGAMDTADGLAVGNPERRLEVMADSATGAFGAMAAIALLLLKTTALIDIADKRWLVLMAACGWGRWGQQLAIFSYPYLKPTGKGALHKQAICSYLDLLPGLLLMLTVSGLLWLLNGHNLIIPVVMMLVGCAIATLTGAWFNHKLGGHTGDTYGAVVEWTEALFLCVLTIL; from the coding sequence ATGCTGAAGCAGCTGCAATGGTGGCAGAACCTAGGATTAAAACTATTAGCAGGCATAGTATTTTACACTACTATTCCTCTGCCTTATATAAATGGTTTAGATTTTCGCCAAGTGGCGCGTCTGGCTCCGGTGGTGGGGTTGATGATTGGTGGTATTTTAGGGCTGTTTGATACAGTCCTGAATTATCTGGGTATGCCTGTGCTGACTCGTAGTGCTTTAATAGTGGGTATTTGGATTGCCATTACTGGGGGGCTACACTTAGACGGGGCAATGGATACAGCTGATGGTTTGGCTGTTGGCAATCCAGAACGGCGGTTGGAAGTGATGGCAGACAGTGCTACAGGTGCATTTGGGGCAATGGCAGCGATCGCCTTATTATTATTAAAAACCACTGCCTTGATAGATATTGCAGACAAACGTTGGCTAGTCTTGATGGCTGCTTGTGGCTGGGGGCGTTGGGGACAACAACTAGCAATTTTCAGCTATCCCTACTTAAAACCCACCGGTAAAGGTGCATTACACAAACAAGCGATTTGTTCCTATCTAGATTTACTACCAGGACTGTTGTTAATGTTGACAGTTAGTGGCTTATTGTGGTTGCTCAATGGTCACAACTTGATTATCCCAGTAGTCATGATGCTTGTGGGATGTGCGATCGCTACTTTAACAGGTGCGTGGTTCAATCACAAATTAGGCGGACACACAGGGGACACCTACGGCGCAGTTGTGGAGTGGACTGAGGCTTTATTTCTATGTGTGCTGACAATACTTTAG
- a CDS encoding IS110 family transposase, whose translation MQVVYNRCAGLDVHKKTVVACVITPKSSSGWHKEIRTFTTMTQDLLKLSDWLTSHNCTHVAMESTGEYWRPVFNILEGNFEVMLVNARHIKAVPGRKTDIKDSQWIAELLQHGLLRASFIPPVEQRDLRDLTRHRSNFIRERVNLVNRVQKVLEAANIKLASVASDVMGVSGRAMLAAIVEGSASPELMADLAKGTMRKKHDLLIQALEGRVRPHQRFILAQLLCQIDSIDETIKCFDQQIEEYCRPFDQAVELVDTIPGVARRTAEIIVSEIGTDMSRFPSAEHLAAWAGVAPGNYESGGKKLCDGTRKGNRVLRTILVQAAHALARTKTYLAAQFRRLSARRGKKRAAVAVAHSILTIAYHLISRQEPYKDLGADYFDKHRHVSVKKRLIKRLEKLGYQVSVEPVPVAI comes from the coding sequence ATGCAGGTAGTCTACAATCGTTGTGCAGGACTAGATGTACACAAAAAGACGGTGGTAGCTTGTGTAATTACCCCGAAGTCTTCGTCCGGATGGCACAAGGAAATACGCACATTCACTACAATGACTCAGGACTTGTTAAAACTTTCTGACTGGTTAACAAGTCACAATTGTACTCATGTAGCAATGGAGAGTACTGGAGAGTACTGGCGACCTGTATTTAATATCCTAGAAGGAAACTTTGAAGTTATGTTAGTTAATGCCCGTCATATAAAAGCGGTGCCAGGACGCAAAACAGACATCAAAGATTCGCAGTGGATTGCCGAACTACTACAACATGGGTTGTTACGTGCGAGTTTTATTCCCCCTGTGGAGCAAAGAGATTTGCGCGATTTAACTCGTCATCGTAGCAATTTTATTCGCGAAAGAGTTAACTTAGTGAATCGAGTCCAAAAAGTGCTGGAAGCTGCTAATATCAAACTTGCCTCAGTTGCCAGTGACGTAATGGGTGTGTCAGGACGAGCAATGCTAGCTGCGATTGTTGAAGGTAGCGCTAGTCCTGAACTGATGGCGGACTTGGCAAAAGGAACCATGCGAAAAAAGCACGATTTACTGATTCAAGCACTTGAGGGTAGAGTTCGTCCTCATCAACGATTCATTCTTGCACAGCTACTGTGTCAAATTGATAGCATAGACGAAACAATTAAATGTTTTGACCAACAAATTGAGGAATATTGCCGCCCTTTCGACCAAGCGGTTGAGTTAGTTGACACCATACCTGGTGTTGCTCGTCGAACTGCTGAGATCATTGTCTCGGAAATTGGCACGGATATGAGTCGCTTCCCAAGTGCCGAACATTTGGCTGCTTGGGCTGGGGTTGCCCCTGGAAACTATGAAAGTGGCGGTAAGAAGCTTTGTGACGGCACTCGCAAAGGTAATCGAGTTTTACGAACTATTTTGGTTCAAGCTGCCCATGCTTTGGCTCGAACTAAAACTTACCTTGCTGCACAGTTTCGTCGTCTGTCGGCACGACGCGGAAAAAAACGCGCTGCGGTTGCTGTTGCACATTCTATTTTAACGATCGCTTACCATCTCATATCACGTCAAGAACCTTATAAAGATTTAGGAGCTGATTATTTCGACAAACATCGACATGTAAGTGTCAAGAAACGTTTGATTAAACGCCTAGAAAAACTTGGTTATCAAGTTAGTGTTGAACCTGTTCCGGTCGCAATTTAA